From one Chryseobacterium sp. 3008163 genomic stretch:
- the rhaM gene encoding L-rhamnose mutarotase, which translates to MMRRKAFKMFLNKGSEAEYQKRHEETWPEIKDLLKDAGVANYSIFLDEETGVLFGVLDCHDEIKYQNIPLQPIMRKWWDYMKDLMQTNEDNSPISISLTEVFYLK; encoded by the coding sequence ATGATGAGAAGAAAAGCCTTCAAAATGTTTCTCAACAAAGGTTCAGAAGCTGAATATCAAAAACGTCATGAGGAAACCTGGCCAGAAATCAAAGACCTTTTGAAAGATGCCGGTGTTGCCAATTATTCTATCTTTTTAGATGAAGAAACTGGCGTTTTGTTTGGCGTTTTAGACTGTCATGATGAAATTAAATATCAAAATATTCCGCTTCAACCGATTATGCGAAAATGGTGGGATTACATGAAAGATCTGATGCAGACCAACGAAGATAATTCTCCGATAAGCATTTCTTTGACAGAAGTTTTTTATTTAAAATAA